The following is a genomic window from Neisseria zalophi.
CCCAGCTCGAAAAGGCAGCCTGAAAAGGCTTTTATGTTTGTCCAAGATTTGGGGGGCAGATCAATTTTCAGACGGCCTAATTATTTATAGTTGCTGTTTATTCGGATTATATTCAAATACAGCAATAACTATATTTATTAAACAGTTTCACTTACTTTAAGATTAGAACCAAAAACTTTAAAGCGGTGCTCTAAAGGATCTAATTCCTTATCATCTGCAGGCCCCGCTATCCCGCCAAAAACCATTTGCGCATATAACTGCCATGAATCGGGAATCGACCATTCGGCAGCCACATATTCATCAATCATCGGATTATAATGCTGTAAATTGGCGCCTATACCTGCAGAAGCAAGTTTCACCCATATAGCATATTGAACCATGGCGTTGGTTTGTGCCGACCAAGTCGGGAATAAATCCGCATAAGCTGGAAAATTTGTCTGTAAACCCCGAATAGCACTCTTATCCTCAAAAAATAATACCGTAGCAGCAGCTTTTTTAAATTTATCCACCTGTTGTCTTTTCTGCCCAAACTGATCACAAGCAACAATAGAAGTCAGTGCCTCTTTCGCCAGCTCCCATAATTTTTCAT
Proteins encoded in this region:
- a CDS encoding nitroreductase family protein, which gives rise to MPCQELQHAEAIRRSVYTLDKKLPVDQEKITAMIGHTVLHAPSVFNCQSTRVIVLFGEEHEKLWELAKEALTSIVACDQFGQKRQQVDKFKKAAATVLFFEDKSAIRGLQTNFPAYADLFPTWSAQTNAMVQYAIWVKLASAGIGANLQHYNPMIDEYVAAEWSIPDSWQLYAQMVFGGIAGPADDKELDPLEHRFKVFGSNLKVSETV